Part of the Candidatus Neomarinimicrobiota bacterium genome is shown below.
GGTTGCGGCTGTGCCGGCTATACACCGTTACCGCCAGATCGCCGACGCCACTCAGGCCGGCGAAGGTGGCCGCGTCCGCGCCCATGGCCAGTCCCAGGCGCGTGATTTCCGCCAGCCCCCTGGTTGTGAGCGCCGCCAGCGTGTTATCCCCAAATCCCAGACCCGTGCTGATCCCGGCGGCAATGGCAATGACATTCTTGACGCTGCCACCCAATTCCACGCCGATGATGTCCCGGTTGGCATAGACCCGCAGATAGCGCGTGCTGAACACCTTCTGCAGCTCCCGGGCATAGTCTAGATTGGTGCTCGCAGCTACCAGGGTGGTGGGCGCCTGCCGCATGACCTCCTCGGCGTGGCTGGGCCCATAGATCGAGGCGATCCGATCAGGAGACAGGCCCGTCTCACTAGCGATCACTTCCGACATGCGCTGCAGAGTGCCCACTTCAATGCCCTTGGTGAGATTGGCGACCCGCCGGCCGCGAAACAGCGCCGGATGGCTCCCCAGTACTGCCCGTACTTTCTGTGAGGGAATGGCCACGACGGCGATATCGCATTTTGAGAGCGCTTTTTCCAGGTTGGAGGTGACCGGGATGCCCCGGGGCAGCTCAAACTCTTCAAGGTGCGGATGGCGGCGGGTCGCCGATAGATCGTGCGCAAACTCGGCGCGGTAGTGCCACAGCACCACGCCGTGGCCCGCCTGATGCAGATGGGCCGCCATCACCGTCCCCCAGGTGCCGGCCCCCATGACGGAAAAAGTCGTCGCCACCAGTCAGTCTATGGAGCCGATAATGGTGTAGGGCTCCGCGTGCTTATTGAGGTAGCCTTCGAGAGCAGCAAGTCCATCCGGGGCGGCAATCAGCACGCAGCCCATGCCCAGGTTAAAGGTGGCGCGCATGTCGAGCGTCGCCACCCTCCCCGTTGACTGAATCACCTGAAATACCGCCGGCCATTCCCAGGCGGACCAATCGATGTGCAGCTCCAGCCCCCCGGGCAGCAGGCGGCGCAGGTTCCCCTCGATGCCGCCGCCGGTAATGTGGCCTATTCCCCGCAGCCAACCGTGTTTCAGGAGCGGTCGCACGATACCCAGATAGGAGCGGTGCACAGCCAGCAGGACCTCCCCCACCTCGCCACCCAGGTCAGGCACGTAGGTGTTGACGGACCACGCCTCCAGCAGGACCTGCCGGGCCAACGAATACCCGTTGGTGTGCAGCCCCGTGGAGTGCAGTCCCACCAGGACACTGCCCCCCTCTATGCGACGGTCTGTGAGCAGCTGCCCCTTTTCCACCACGCCAACGATGGTCCCGGAAACGTCGTACTCCCCATCCTGGTAGAACCCGGGCATCTCCGCCGTCTCCCCGCCCAGCAGGGCGCAGCCATTTTCCTCGCAGGCCTGGGCCATGCCTTGCA
Proteins encoded:
- a CDS encoding NAD(P)-dependent glycerol-3-phosphate dehydrogenase; translation: MGAGTWGTVMAAHLHQAGHGVVLWHYRAEFAHDLSATRRHPHLEEFELPRGIPVTSNLEKALSKCDIAVVAIPSQKVRAVLGSHPALFRGRRVANLTKGIEVGTLQRMSEVIASETGLSPDRIASIYGPSHAEEVMRQAPTTLVAASTNLDYARELQKVFSTRYLRVYANRDIIGVELGGSVKNVIAIAAGISTGLGFGDNTLAALTTRGLAEITRLGLAMGADAATFAGLSGVGDLAVTVYSRHSRNRQLGLEMGRGGNYQEILAEMGMVAEGVGTARSVMGLAEKYGVSLPICQEVYQILFEGKDPRSAISALMSRDLRDETLD
- a CDS encoding phosphoribosylformylglycinamidine cyclo-ligase is translated as MSQSAPESRPRRSYKGAGVDIQAGAAAVARIKRHAGRTHGPQVLAGLGGFGGLFEFPAADYDHPVLVASTDGVGTKLKLAFLTGRHDTIGQDLVNHCVNDILTTGAVPLFFLDYFATGRLDGAQFETVVQGMAQACEENGCALLGGETAEMPGFYQDGEYDVSGTIVGVVEKGQLLTDRRIEGGSVLVGLHSTGLHTNGYSLARQVLLEAWSVNTYVPDLGGEVGEVLLAVHRSYLGIVRPLLKHGWLRGIGHITGGGIEGNLRRLLPGGLELHIDWSAWEWPAVFQVIQSTGRVATLDMRATFNLGMGCVLIAAPDGLAALEGYLNKHAEPYTIIGSID